Proteins co-encoded in one Chroococcidiopsis sp. TS-821 genomic window:
- a CDS encoding DUF4090 family protein — protein MNSQNSPSQTTGADAVDVAIASGIDFDGTPIPPAKLELYRQVMALEAGRQRSGVSNTMRSRIVRIGAKHIPQDKLNQMLIDADFAPLKDKEIAFYYGGK, from the coding sequence ATGAATTCGCAAAATTCTCCGTCTCAAACAACAGGTGCTGATGCTGTTGATGTCGCGATTGCCTCAGGAATCGATTTTGATGGTACCCCGATTCCTCCTGCCAAACTCGAACTCTATCGCCAAGTAATGGCACTTGAAGCAGGCAGACAACGTAGCGGTGTTTCCAATACAATGCGATCGCGAATTGTACGGATTGGCGCGAAACATATTCCCCAAGATAAATTAAATCAAATGCTCATTGATGCGGACTTTGCGCCGCTTAAAGATAAAGAAATTGCTTTTTATTACGGTGGGAAGTAA
- the ppc gene encoding phosphoenolpyruvate carboxylase has protein sequence MSSLINLSSDEALTVPSPLDLFLRQRLDLVEDLWESVLKQDCGQELVNLLGQLRDLCSPEGQATNDRAAEVTKLIAQLDLNEAIRAARAFALYFQLINIVEQHYEQRLQLARASQLTALSKQAASMNGQLLDSEKTLNGQPGADMLEKSWQAIQLDDQKYSTFHALFPHLKKQNVPPQQIQRLIDQLDVRMVFTAHPTEIVRPTIREKQRRMAKLLQKLDQLEEKQGLNKATSWEAAQLREQLTEEIRLWWRTDELHQFKPTVLDEVEYALHYFQEVLFSEIPQLHQRFKHALASSFPRLNAPKHNFCKFGSWVGADRDGNPSVTSQVTWQTACYQRQMVLEKYIQSVKNLINLLSLSLHWSDVLPELLESLEQDQSQMSEVYEALAVRYRQEPYRLKLSYLLKRLENTRDRNSRLYNRDLRQREIVESESDARGIYRSSAEFLAELRLIQRNLEATGLTCRELENLICQVEIYDFNLAHLDIRQESSRHADVLEEILQYLQIVPRSYKELSEAERVAWLVSELQTRRPLIPAELPFSPQTTEVIETFRVVRSLQQEFGPSICQTYIISMSHEVSDLLEVLLLAKEAGLYDPATGTSTLQVVPLFETVEDLLRAPRVMQQLFELPLYRALLAGGYHAQSSESSSTATAPPPPPSTLTPNLQEVMLGYSDSNKDSGFLSSNWEIHKAQKALQQIAEQFGLQLRIFHGRGGSVGRGGGPAYEAILAQPGHSINGRIKITEQGEVLASKYSLPELAIYNLETITAAVVQASLLRTGFDNIQPWNEIIEEIAARSRSHYRALIYEQPDFIDFFHQVTPIEEISQLQISSRPARRQGGKKDLSSLRAIPWVFSWTQSRFLLPAWYGVGTALQEFVNEEPEEHLKLLRYFYLKWPFFKMAISKVEMTLAKVDLQMAKHYVQELSRPEDLARFERLFEQIANEFYLTRDLVLTITGHKRLLDGDPVLQKSVQLRNGTIVPLGFLQVSLLKRLRQCTNTTSGVIHSRYSKGELLRGALLTINGIAAGMRNTG, from the coding sequence ACACTACGAACAGCGGCTGCAACTCGCGCGCGCATCGCAGCTTACAGCGCTTAGCAAACAAGCAGCATCAATGAATGGTCAGTTGCTTGACTCGGAAAAAACGCTCAATGGGCAACCAGGAGCGGATATGCTCGAAAAAAGTTGGCAAGCAATTCAGTTGGACGATCAAAAATATAGTACCTTCCACGCTTTATTTCCGCACTTGAAAAAGCAGAATGTACCACCTCAGCAAATTCAACGTCTGATTGACCAACTCGATGTGCGTATGGTCTTTACGGCACATCCAACCGAAATCGTGCGCCCGACGATTCGCGAAAAACAGCGGCGCATGGCAAAGTTACTTCAAAAGTTGGATCAGCTAGAAGAAAAGCAAGGTCTCAACAAAGCAACTTCTTGGGAAGCCGCACAGCTACGCGAACAGCTTACCGAAGAAATCCGCCTGTGGTGGCGGACAGATGAATTGCATCAGTTCAAACCTACTGTGTTAGATGAAGTCGAGTATGCACTGCACTACTTCCAAGAAGTTCTCTTTAGTGAGATACCCCAGCTGCATCAACGATTTAAACACGCACTTGCTAGTTCTTTTCCTCGACTGAATGCACCGAAGCACAATTTCTGTAAGTTTGGGTCGTGGGTAGGTGCAGACCGCGACGGAAATCCTTCTGTGACTTCTCAAGTGACTTGGCAAACCGCTTGCTATCAACGGCAAATGGTTTTAGAGAAGTATATTCAGTCGGTGAAGAACTTAATTAATTTATTAAGTTTGTCGCTGCACTGGAGCGATGTCTTGCCAGAATTACTCGAATCGCTAGAGCAAGATCAATCGCAAATGAGTGAAGTTTACGAGGCACTAGCAGTACGCTACCGACAAGAACCGTATCGCCTCAAACTATCCTATCTACTTAAGCGTTTAGAGAACACGCGCGATCGCAATAGTCGTTTGTATAATCGCGATTTACGACAACGCGAAATAGTTGAGAGTGAAAGCGACGCGCGGGGAATTTATCGCTCTAGTGCAGAATTTTTAGCAGAATTGCGCTTAATTCAGCGTAACCTAGAAGCAACAGGCTTAACTTGCCGCGAGTTAGAAAATCTCATTTGTCAAGTCGAGATCTATGACTTCAACTTAGCACATCTTGATATTCGCCAAGAGTCGTCGCGTCATGCGGATGTATTAGAGGAAATTTTACAGTATTTGCAAATAGTACCGCGCTCGTACAAAGAACTATCGGAAGCTGAGCGCGTTGCTTGGTTAGTCTCAGAATTGCAAACGCGTCGTCCACTCATTCCTGCTGAATTGCCTTTTAGTCCGCAAACAACCGAAGTTATCGAAACATTTCGGGTTGTGCGCTCGCTACAACAAGAGTTTGGTCCTAGTATTTGCCAAACTTACATCATTAGCATGAGTCATGAAGTGAGTGACCTCCTCGAAGTTTTACTTCTTGCCAAAGAAGCAGGATTGTACGACCCTGCGACAGGCACAAGCACCCTACAAGTCGTGCCACTATTTGAAACTGTTGAGGATTTATTGCGAGCGCCAAGGGTAATGCAACAGTTGTTTGAACTACCCTTGTATCGTGCCTTACTAGCAGGTGGCTATCACGCGCAGTCATCAGAAAGCTCGTCAACCGCTACAGCACCACCCCCACCACCTTCAACATTAACGCCGAATCTCCAAGAGGTGATGTTGGGGTATTCTGATAGCAATAAAGATTCAGGATTCTTAAGCAGCAACTGGGAGATTCACAAAGCCCAAAAAGCACTTCAACAAATTGCCGAACAATTCGGCTTGCAGTTGCGGATTTTTCACGGACGCGGTGGCTCAGTTGGTCGTGGTGGCGGTCCAGCTTACGAAGCTATTTTGGCACAGCCTGGACACAGTATTAACGGTAGAATCAAAATTACAGAACAAGGAGAAGTCCTCGCTTCAAAATATTCTTTGCCTGAATTGGCGATCTACAATTTAGAAACGATTACAGCTGCTGTTGTACAAGCAAGTTTATTGCGGACTGGATTTGACAATATTCAACCCTGGAACGAAATTATTGAAGAAATCGCCGCGCGATCGCGCAGTCATTATCGCGCTTTAATTTACGAGCAGCCAGACTTTATCGACTTTTTCCATCAAGTAACGCCCATCGAGGAAATCAGCCAGTTGCAAATTAGCTCTCGACCAGCCCGTCGTCAAGGTGGTAAAAAAGACCTAAGCTCATTGCGTGCTATTCCTTGGGTCTTTAGCTGGACGCAAAGCCGTTTTCTTCTACCCGCATGGTACGGCGTAGGAACTGCATTACAAGAATTTGTGAACGAAGAACCCGAAGAACATCTCAAGCTGCTGCGCTATTTTTACCTCAAATGGCCTTTCTTTAAGATGGCGATTTCTAAAGTCGAAATGACTCTAGCAAAAGTAGATTTGCAAATGGCAAAGCACTACGTGCAGGAATTATCTCGACCCGAAGATTTAGCTCGCTTTGAAAGACTATTTGAGCAAATTGCTAATGAATTTTACCTAACGCGAGATTTAGTGTTGACAATCACTGGTCATAAACGCCTTCTTGATGGCGATCCTGTTTTGCAAAAGTCTGTCCAGTTACGCAATGGCACGATTGTACCCTTAGGCTTTTTACAAGTTTCTCTGCTCAAGCGGCTGCGTCAATGCACGAACACAACATCAGGAGTCATTCACTCGCGTTACAGTAAAGGAGAACTGCTGCGAGGTGCATTGCTCACAATCAATGGGATTGCTGCTGGTATGCGGAATACGGGTTAA
- a CDS encoding Mini-ribonuclease 3, producing MEGELTVRLEQLTPTLAEDLSQLQQVSPSALAYLGDAVYELYIRRYYLLPPKRSRVYHRLVVAQVRAEAQALHLRSLTPYLTNTELDIVRRGRNATTKPPKRIEPEIYQQASSLETLVGYLFLTDCQRLTQLLHKLHFEQDKNE from the coding sequence ATAGAAGGCGAACTAACTGTTAGGTTAGAGCAACTGACACCAACCTTGGCTGAAGACTTATCACAGCTACAGCAGGTCTCTCCGAGTGCTTTGGCATATTTAGGAGATGCAGTTTATGAACTTTATATTAGGCGTTATTACCTACTGCCACCAAAGCGCTCGCGTGTTTATCATCGTTTAGTAGTGGCACAGGTAAGAGCCGAAGCACAAGCATTACATTTGCGCTCGCTGACTCCCTACCTTACCAATACCGAGTTAGATATAGTTCGTCGCGGTCGAAATGCGACAACGAAGCCGCCAAAGCGGATCGAACCTGAAATTTATCAACAAGCATCAAGTTTAGAAACCTTAGTCGGCTACCTATTTCTCACTGATTGTCAGCGTCTGACTCAGTTGTTGCACAAGCTACACTTTGAGCAAGATAAAAATGAGTGA
- the carA gene encoding glutamine-hydrolyzing carbamoyl-phosphate synthase small subunit yields MSLFDAKPALLVLADGTTYRGFSFGATGTTIGEVVFNTGMTGYQEVLTDPSYYGQIVVFTYPELGNTGVNPDDEESHKPQIRGAVARNICYKPSNWRSTASLPDYLQQHNVPGIYGIDTRALTRKIRALGAMNGGISTELDEAELLEQVTAAPSMKGLNLVREVTTANVYEWSDPTTAIWEFKPVNQEATEPLTVVAIDFGVKRNILRRLASYGCRIVVVPVSTPPEEILKYNPDGIFLSNGPGDPAPVTEGIETTKALLASQKPMFGICMGHQILGHALGAETFKLKFGHRGLNQPAGLKQRVEITSQNHSFAIDANSLPDADIEITHLNLNDLTVAGLRHKSLPLFSVQYHPEASPGPHDADYLFEQFVKLMREAKQKSATKR; encoded by the coding sequence ATGTCCCTATTTGACGCTAAACCAGCGCTGCTTGTCCTTGCTGATGGAACTACTTATCGTGGTTTTTCGTTCGGCGCTACCGGAACCACAATTGGGGAAGTTGTTTTCAATACTGGCATGACAGGCTATCAAGAAGTTTTAACAGATCCCAGTTATTACGGACAAATTGTTGTCTTCACCTATCCTGAACTCGGTAACACAGGCGTAAATCCAGACGATGAAGAATCGCATAAACCGCAAATCCGAGGCGCAGTAGCGCGCAACATCTGCTACAAACCGAGTAATTGGCGTTCGACAGCTAGCTTGCCAGATTACCTACAACAGCATAACGTTCCTGGCATCTACGGAATTGATACTCGCGCCCTTACTCGTAAAATTCGGGCTTTAGGTGCGATGAATGGCGGAATCTCTACCGAACTAGACGAAGCTGAGTTACTAGAGCAAGTTACCGCAGCACCTAGCATGAAAGGCTTGAATCTCGTGCGTGAAGTAACCACGGCTAACGTTTACGAATGGTCCGATCCCACAACGGCAATTTGGGAATTTAAGCCAGTTAATCAAGAGGCTACAGAACCTTTAACAGTTGTTGCGATTGACTTCGGGGTGAAGCGTAACATTCTCCGCCGTTTAGCCAGTTATGGATGTCGGATTGTTGTTGTGCCTGTCAGCACTCCTCCTGAAGAAATTCTTAAATACAACCCTGATGGAATTTTTCTTTCTAATGGTCCTGGCGATCCCGCACCAGTCACTGAAGGAATCGAAACAACAAAAGCACTCCTCGCTAGTCAAAAGCCAATGTTTGGCATTTGTATGGGACATCAAATTTTAGGTCACGCACTCGGCGCAGAAACCTTTAAGCTCAAGTTTGGGCATCGTGGTTTGAACCAACCGGCAGGTTTAAAGCAACGTGTAGAAATCACAAGTCAAAACCACAGCTTTGCGATCGACGCTAATTCCTTGCCGGATGCAGATATTGAGATTACTCACCTCAACCTCAACGACTTAACAGTTGCGGGATTGCGACACAAATCATTACCGCTATTTTCCGTGCAATATCACCCAGAAGCTAGTCCTGGTCCTCATGACGCCGATTATTTATTTGAGCAGTTTGTAAAATTGATGCGCGAAGCCAAGCAGAAATCAGCAACCAAGCGCTAG
- a CDS encoding STAS domain-containing protein, producing the protein MRDNYQLFRFTGLLDAFSEPTFRKVISKCIEEGPKNIILDLSQIDFVDSSGLGALVQLAKQAQSAGGTSQIVTNARVTQTVKLVRLEQFLSLRPSVEVALENVKQS; encoded by the coding sequence GTGCGAGACAATTACCAATTGTTTCGATTTACAGGGTTACTAGATGCTTTCTCTGAGCCAACCTTTCGTAAGGTTATCAGCAAATGTATCGAAGAGGGACCAAAAAATATTATTTTGGATCTTTCCCAAATCGACTTTGTTGATAGCTCAGGTTTAGGAGCATTGGTTCAACTTGCCAAACAAGCACAAAGTGCTGGCGGCACTTCACAAATTGTGACTAATGCCCGCGTGACTCAAACAGTTAAGCTAGTTCGTTTAGAGCAATTTCTCTCGCTGCGTCCCTCAGTGGAAGTCGCGCTAGAGAACGTTAAACAGTCATGA